The genomic stretch TTGCCCAAGCCTACGAGCGAGGCGGTGCAGCCTGTCTCTCAGTGCTCACTGATCAGAAGTTTTTCCAAGGTAGTTTTGATAATCTACGTGCAATTAGACAGAGTGTAGGCCTGCCGCTACTGTGCAAGGAGTTTATTATTGACTCCTACCAAATCTATCTAGCGCGAGTCGTTGGGGCAGATGCTGTGCTGCTGATTGCCGCCATTCTCTCTGACAGGAAGCTGCAAGAGTTTCTGCAAATTACCCATAGTTTAGGCATGAATGCACTAGTAGAGGTGCATACCCTGACAGAGCTTGACCGAGTGCTGGCGCTTTCTAATCTGCGCTTAGTGGGAATCAACAACCGCAATCTGGAGAACTTCACGGTCGATCTAGGAGCGACACTACAACTGATGTCAGAGCGGCAGGAACAGTTGCACAGCTTGGATATAACAGTTGTGAGTGAGTCTGGACTGCACACCTCTGCTGATTTAGCGGTTGTCACCAAAGCAGGTGCCCATGCAGTTCTGATTGGAGAGTCTTTAGTCCAACAAACTGATATAGAACAGGCCGTGGTCAATCTATTGTGCCCTAATTCTCTCTCCCCTCAGTCAGCAGAATCAGCGTCCTAACCTCATGCAGCCGCCACCTGATACCTGTGGCATCAACAATACAAGGATGAGGAATATTCTACAATGTTCAGCACAAGCGATATTCACGCTGCTGCTCAATCTGATATCCAGCGACCTGATAAGCTCGGTCGATTTGGACGGTTTGGCGGTAAGTATGTCCCTGAAACTTTAATGCCTGCTCTCAGTGAGCTAGAGACAGCATTTGAGCAATACCGCACTGAGCCGAGCTTCCAACAGGAACTGCAAAGTTTGCTACAGGATTATGTCGGTCGGCCCAGTCCTTTATATTTCGCTGAGCGTCTAACGGCTCACTATGCCAGACCCGATGGCGTTGGCCCCCAAATTTACCTGAAGCGTGAGGACTTAAATCATACTGGTGCTCACAAGATTAACAATGCTCTAGCTCAGGTACTGTTAGCCAAACGCATGGGCAAGCGGTGCATTATTGCTGAAACGGGAGCTGGTCAACATGGTGTGGCTACAGCAACAGTATGTGCCCGTTTTGGTTTACAGTGCGTTATCTACATGGGTATCCAAGACATGGAGCGGCAGTCGCTCAATGTATTTCGGATGAGGTTGATGGGAGCGGACGTGCGTCCAGTAGAAGCAGGCACAGGAACCCTGAAGGATGCCACTTCAGAAGCAATTCGAGACTGGGTGACTCACGTGGAAACGACTCATTATATCCTGGGTTCAGTCGCGGGACCGCATCCCTACCCAAGGATGGTGCGCGACTTCCAGGCGGTGATTGGAGAGGAAACCCGCGCCCAATGTCAGAAAAAATGGGGTGGGCTACCAGATATCCTTCTGGCTTGTGTGGGTGGAGGCTCTAACGCGATCGGACTTTTCCATGAGTTTGTGGAGGAACCAACCGTGCGGCTGATTGGCATTGAAGCAGCAGGTGAAGGTGTTGACTCCGAAAAGCATGCTGCCACCCTCATGCGGGGCCGAGTCGGAGTTTTGCATGGTGCCATGAGCTACTTACTCCAAAATGAAGATGGTCAGGTGGTGGAAGCCCATTCGATTAGCGCTGGACTCGACTATCCCGGCGTTGGCCCTGAGCATAGCTATTTCAAAGAAAGTGGGCGGGCTGAATACTACAGCGTGACGGACCAGCAGGCTTTAGCAGGATTTCAGCGACTGTCTCAACTAGAAGGAATTATTCCTGCCCTGGAAACGGCTCACGCGATCGCCTATCTCGATATTCTTTGTCCACAGCTCACGAGTAGTCCCCGGATCGTGATCAACTGTTCAGGCCGTGGTGATAAGGATGTGCAAACCGTCGTCCAATTGTTGAACCCTGCTTGAGTTCGGCTTTGCCAAAGATTGCGGAGTATTCGAAAAATGGATATCAAAATCATGCTGGATAAGTGCAAACTCGCCAATCAGCCACCAGGCAAGCGCGTCACGATTCTAGGAGCTGGCATTGCAGGATTAGTAGCGGCTTACGAGCTGGAGCGCCTGGGCCACCAAGTGGATATTGTGGAGGGCAGCCCGCGCATTGGAGGCCGCGTCTGGACTCATCGCTTTGGTCAGGGTTCTGGCGCTTCCTACGGAGAACTGGGGGCGATGCGTATCCCCAGCGAGCACAAGCATACCCTGCATTACATCTATGAAATGGGGCTACGTGACAAGCTGTGCAAGTTTGTCACGGTATTCGAGGAAAACAACGCTCTGATGCATATTCAGGGAAAAGTTTTTCGTCTGAAAGATGCACCTTGGATACTCCAGGAGCGCTACCAAGGCATTTTTAAGGATACGCGCTACAGTCAGAACACTCGGCTATTTGCTGCATGGATCAAGACAATTGTGGATGCCATCGCTCCTGGCAATCTGCGGGCCAGTCTAAACCATGACCTCAACTCACACTTAATGGATGAGCTCGAGAGGTTGGATTTAGAGTCATATTTCAGTGAAGATGGCGAAACCATCGACCTCCACGGGTTCGTTAAGGCAAACCCAAGTTTCCGGGCTCGGTGCAGCAAGTCGCTCGACATGTTCTTCCACGACATTTTGACCGAAACGAGCCATGATCTGTTACAGCTTGAAGGCGGGATGGATCAGCTCAGCGATCGCCTGAGTGCAGCAGTGCAGGGACCGATCCATTGTAACCAGGAAGTAGTAGCCCTGCGTGTCCATGAGGATAACGTTGAAGTGTCCTGGTTGGAGGGAGAGCAACTGCATACACGGGATTGCGACTATGTGTTGTGTACGATTCCGTTCTCGATATTACGCAAGATCGAGTTGAGCGGCTTTGACGACAACAAACTGGCTGCAATTCACAACACGGTCTATTGCCCAGCCACCAAGGTTTTATTTCACTGCGCCCAGCCTTTTTGGCAGGAGAATGGGATTGGTGGTGGAGCTTCCTTTAGCGATCAAGGTATCCGTCAAATCTACTACCCGTCAGTTAAGAGCAACTCCTCACAGGGAAGTACCCTGCTAGCTAGCTATACCATCGGCGACGATGCAGAACATCTAGGGATCATGTCTGAGTCAGAGCGTCACGCCTATGTTAAGAACGCTGTGAGTAAGCTGCACCCTGAGATTGAGACACCTGGCATGCTTGTGGACATGGCAACGATCGCTTGGGGGCATTACAAGTGGAGTGCTGCCGGATGCACCATCCATTGGGATGAGAATAGGTGTAATTATTTAGAAGCTTCCAGACCCCATGACAGGCTTTTCTTCGCGGGTGAGCATTGCTCTAGATTTCCAGCCTGGCTTCAAGGTTCGATTGAGTCAGCACTGGAGGCAGTCTACGATATTGCGTCCTACAAACCGAAAATAGAGTCGGCGAGAAAGCTCCCTGTTATACCTATGGAGATCGCCAAGACTACTGCCCCTTCTTTCATCAGAGACACAACAGTCACAGAGCTTACGCGGGTTGAGACGAAAGCGATTATTGAAGAGGTTTTAATATGAGCATCTTGAATTTTCCCTACATATATTTTCAGGGATATAACCGCACCCATGCTCCTACAGGACACAAAAACGGAGTCGTGGATCTGAGCACTAACACTGTATACCTGAATGGCGATCGCGTAGCCTGTTCAAAGGACTCTCGCTTGGACCATCGCTGTTCTGTATCCGAACATCACGAATCCCTCTACCGTACTGGACCTCGCTTTAACGCCGAAGGGCAATGGGACGAGAATGGTCTGTTCAGCATTGTAAACCACATCTAGCATTAATAGTCTTCTAGGAGATATATCCAAAATTCTGTTGTTATAGGGATCACAAATAGTTAATGAAGAAGTGCGGTTTTTTGCCCCTATACAAGGGTTTCACTTTTGTACCCTGCTCAAGAATCAAAAAGGATTGCTATAGCTTTAAAAACTTTGATTAAACTCAACCAATTTTGAGACTTTAAGTAAAGGTAATCATGAAAATTGAGCCGATTGAAAAAAATGAGCGCTTTAGCTGGTTGCACAGATCTCAAACCTTCTTAGGAAAAACTCAAATTGAAGAATATAGGCGACGATACCTTTGGCATGGTTTCTTCCTCTTTTTTCTAGGATGTATCATTCCTTGCTCTATCAATATTTATACCAACCCGCGTGCAGCGCTCTCTGCTCATTCGCTCGGACTTATGTTAGGAACTTTCTTCATTAGTTTGGGTGTAGCAGTTCCTTACATCCAGTTTTCTAGGTGGTCTGCTAAAGTAACGTTATGGTTGCTAGTTGTGAGTGCATATATTGGTCTTTCTATCCAATTTATGGCAGCAACCTTTGGTCTAACAAGAAGCTTTTTAATCACCGCAAAAGGATTTCCTGGTGGACCTTTTTGGATGGAGGTAAGCGTTGATATAGCTGCCAAGCTGATCAGTGTGTTTACCCTCTTAGCCTGTGTCATCATACTTTTCGGTTTAAGACGAACCAACGCTGACTCATTGTCAGCATCATCCGAAAACTAAGTTCATAGATGCTCGTGCGACGGAACTGTGGTGAATGCTGAGGTATCTGAGCAGCTAAACACAGGTGTAGGGTGCGCTTTTAAGAAGCAAACTAATAAACTCAAAAATGTTGCTCTGCTAGCAAAAGCCAGAAAATTCATTTTTGCCTACATAAAGAAGATAAAAACTTTGCTGAATTTATAAGGTTTTATCGAACAGGAATTGGAAGTATATCCACTCTATCAATAGCATAATAACTGCTTGTAGAATTACAATTTCTTACGTATTTAGTACTGCTATAGAACAAGTGGAATCCTAACTGAGCAAGGCTGACAGGTAATTGTCATGATCCAGACAAAGAATCAAGATAATATGACAGATGTGCTGATAGTAGGTGCTGGGCCAACTGGCTTAACGCTTGCTGCAGACTTACTACGACTGGGTGTACAATTCCGGATTTTGGAAGCAAAGACTGAGCCTGAAAAATTTTCAAAAGCTTGTAATTTATGGCCGCGCACGCAGGAGGTCTTTGCAGCAATCGGTGTTCTTGATCGACTGCTTGCTGAAAGCTTACCAATCCGAAAGGCTACACTCTATGCCTACGGCACACTTATGGGTACTATATCAATCGACAATCATCCCAGTCCTTACGGCACACCCGTGCTAATCGGTCAGAACCAGATCGAGCGGATTCTATCAGATTATCTAGTGCAAAGCGGGCAACCAATCGAGCGCGGAGTCAAAGTCGTTAATTTACACCAGAAGGTAGATTATGTTGAAGCAACAGTTGAGAGAGATGGCACCTGCGAGATAGTGCGTTGCCGTTTTCTCGTTGGCTGTGATGGTAACAGAAGTAAGGTTCGGGATCTGATCGGATTGAGCATTCAGCCGGAACACATTCAAAAGCGGTTTATTAGACAAATGGATGCACGGGTTCGCTGGAGCCGTCCTGTATATCCAGATCAGATATGGTTTTTCCTTTTCAATACCGGTTACCTTGGTGTCTTGCCCCTGCCAGGAGGATACCACCGCTTTTGGATCATTGAGGATGAAGAAGGTGTTCCTGAACGCCACCCAACCCTTGAAGAGATGCAGGCAGCAATCCAAAGAGTTACTGGAGATGCACAAGTTGAACTACACGATCCCATCTGGTTAAGTCATGGACGACTTCATTATGGCATTGGCTCTGCCTTGCAAAAGGATCGGGTGTTTCTTGCAGGTGATGCTGGTCATATTCCCTTGCCAATCAGTGGCAAAGGGATGAATACTGGTATGCAGGATGCTTTTAACCTTGGTTGGAAGCTAGCAGCAACATTGCGAGAGCAAGTGAATCCAATCGTTCTCGACAGCTATTCTGTTGAGCGACATAGAGTACGGAAAGATCTATATAATACTCAAGTTACTGGCTTTCGTTGGCTCACCAAGCCGAGTACGATACAGCAGCATGTCGTGAGCCAGTTAGGCTCGGCCTGGATTAACTGTGGGATAGGCGAGTACTTAATTAGACGGCGCTTGGCACAGCTAGATATAGCTTATCCGAATAGTCTTCTCAGCAAAGACAATCTCGGTAACAAGGTTGTTCGTGCAGGCGATCGTGCACCTGACGCCAGAGTGGTTGTAGTACCAGATCTACATACCATCACACTGTTTAAATTGATTTACAACGACCTCAACTGGACACTTTTACTCTTCGATGGCGCTGAAGGAAAGAAGACTCTGGAACAACTACGCACCATCGCAACAGCGTTTGTCAAGGAGTTCGTGACAATCCATGTTTGGCTGGTCATAGCAGCACCTGATGTGCTGAAGGATATAACAGACAGCCCAATGTTACTTGACTTCGACCGCTTTGCACATAAGGCATTTGACCTTAGCAAACCGTCACTCGTGCTAATTAGACCTGATGGTCATGTTGCCTTCTGCTCTTCTGTAAACAACTACGAAACATTGCACTCTTATGCGCGGTGCGTGTTCAAGGTACAGCATAATTCTGCTAATAAGGTTTTAGAGGGAGCCTGTGAAAGTCTGATACTGACGGAGTGATAGGTTTCTCCAATGGTGACGCAAAAACTTGCCTCTCAGATTGAGAGATTCAGCCCGTTTTCAGCTAAATTTATCGCCGATCATTACACGTTCTACAGGCGCTACAGAGAGGATATTTCAAAGCCAGATGATTGTAAGCTCAAGTCAACTGATACCTACATCGAAGAAGCGTTTAGTCATATCAGAAAATATAAAGGAAGTGAGAGTTTTGGTTGCCAGTGAATAATTCTTTAATCAAACAAAAAAATTTCTGAAATACAATCTAGGAGATCTAGCAAGTGGCAAATAGTAATTTGACGGTACTATTCAACCAACGGCCAAATGGCTTACCAGATATAAATTGTTTTCGTGTAACAGAAGGCTCTATTCCTGAAGTAAGAGAAGGTGAGCTACTCCTGCGTACCCTCTACTTATCAATAGATCCAGTGCTTCTCAACCGTCTCAAGGGCGTCCCATCCTATGGTGCATTCCAACCGAATGAGCTAATCTCCTGGGTTGGTCTCGGTCAGGTGATTGCATCAAGACATCCTGATTATGGGGTCGGTGATATTGTCGAGAGCATGATGGGATGGCAGCAATTTACATCAGTGACAGCACTTAATGTTTTTCGGAAGATCGATCCAACACTGAGTCCAGTGTCCCATGCCCTTGGGATTCTAGGAGTTTCAGGCATGACCGGGTACTTTGGTTTGCTGGAGACAGGGTATCCTCAGGCTGGCGAAACTGTCGTTGTCTCCGCTGCAGCAGGCGCTGTGGGTAGCACAGCAGGCCAGCTCGCTAGGCTCAAAGGTGCTCATGTAGTTGGCATCACTAGCTCACCAGAAAAGAAACGCTACCTCCTCGATGAACTAGGCTTCGATGCTGCAGTCTCCTACAAGTCTGACCGCTTTGCTGCGGAATTAGCGGAAGCTTGCCCAAATGGCATTGCCCTCTACTTCGACAATGTAGGCGGAGCGGTGACTGATGTAGTAATGGATAACATGAAAGATTTTGGGCGCATTGCGCTTTGCGGTCAAGTAGCAACCTACCACGAGAGTGACGGTGGCTGGCGTGGTAATCTCCTACCTATTGTCATGCACAGCCTGCGGCTCCAAGGCTTCAACACATCAAAGTATGCCGACCGATATCCTGAAGCTATCAAAGAGTTGAGCAACTGGATAGCGGATGGGAAGATTAAGGTAAGGGAGACAGTAGCACAAGGGTTGGAGAGCGCACCTAAAGCCTTCGTAGGCATTTTCAATAGTCAGAATGTTGGTAAGCAATTGGTGAAGGTTTCAGATCCAGCTTGAGGTCTTGTATTGCAAAACTGATACTGGTCTGATAAATGTTTGGACCTTGCCCACTGGCCATCTGAGCATCTGCGTGCATGAACCCCAATTTCTCGAGCTCTCACCCCCCGCTACTCGTTCTCCCAAGTGTTTGCCATTCAAGGGTTCTACTTGAACTAACTGAAAAATGCAATTTTTATCGTGGCACCCAAAACTGCACCAAGACGTGTGGGTTAATGCTTAGTTCCGCCAACCAAATGAGAAAACAAGAGTAAATCGCGAGCTGGAAGAAATGACAACTATCGGGGGCTCTTCCGAGCTTTTGGTGAAGCCGAGAAAATGATTGCTGCCTTACGTTGAGCTTGCCGTTATGCAATCATAATAAAGCGCTTAGCGAGTAGATCTAAGCTAGCCCTGTACATCTGTCCAGCAGCTTCAATTTGTTATTCAGGCCTTCGACAGACAGGGCCGTTGCTAAACTCTGTCATGAGGCTCGCTTTGACCGCAGCATAGTTGAAGCGAGATAAAATATTGAAAGCCGAAACCGAATTGCGGCAGAGCAAATACTTGAACAACCTGAGTGAGCAAGACCATCCGAACATCAAACGAATTGTCAAACCAACGATGGGATTTCAATCATTTAACACAGCAAGAAGAACGTTGCATGGGATAGAGGCAATGGCTATGCTTCGCAAAGGACAAGTGAAAGATATCAATCAAGGGAATAGTGTATCTCAAGTAAGATTCATCAATGAACTTTTCGGAGTGATGGCTTAAAGCAATATGAACGGGACCAGTTCGTTTGTCCCTTTAGAATCTTTGCGACAGAACCACAGCAATGATTTAAGTGGCTTTAGATATGAGCATCTTGAATTTTCCTCGCCTGCATTTCCAGGGATATGCCCGCACCCACGCTCCTACAGGACACAAAAACGGAGCTGTGGATCTGAGCACTAACACTGTATACCTGAATGGCGATCGCGTAGCCTGTTCAAAGGACTCTCGCTTGGACCATCGCTGTTCTGTATCCGAATATCACGAATCCCTCTACCGTACTGGACCTCGCTTTAACGCCGAAGGGCAATGGGATGAGCAGGGGCCGTTCAGTATGGCGATGGGCTGGGATTTTGGTGGCAACGGTCACTTCGCGATCGAGGCCAAAATCGTCAGCACTCAACGCCAACCTTTCGAGGTAGACCAAAGCGACCCAGTGGTGGGACGCAGCGTGGATATGTGGGGGCACTACAACGAATATTTGGGCACTACCTTCAATCGTGCCCGTATCTTTGACTGTGATCCAGCATCCAACT from Trichocoleus desertorum ATA4-8-CV12 encodes the following:
- the trpC gene encoding indole-3-glycerol phosphate synthase TrpC, with protein sequence MQIRHHQSTQFPTIPEINSHVASQSARPRHILEEIVWHKQQEVAQMQQQVSLADLQSQVNAAPPLRDFLSSLRQSPIKPSLIAEVKKASPSRGVIRADFNPIQIAQAYERGGAACLSVLTDQKFFQGSFDNLRAIRQSVGLPLLCKEFIIDSYQIYLARVVGADAVLLIAAILSDRKLQEFLQITHSLGMNALVEVHTLTELDRVLALSNLRLVGINNRNLENFTVDLGATLQLMSERQEQLHSLDITVVSESGLHTSADLAVVTKAGAHAVLIGESLVQQTDIEQAVVNLLCPNSLSPQSAESAS
- the trpB gene encoding tryptophan synthase subunit beta → MFSTSDIHAAAQSDIQRPDKLGRFGRFGGKYVPETLMPALSELETAFEQYRTEPSFQQELQSLLQDYVGRPSPLYFAERLTAHYARPDGVGPQIYLKREDLNHTGAHKINNALAQVLLAKRMGKRCIIAETGAGQHGVATATVCARFGLQCVIYMGIQDMERQSLNVFRMRLMGADVRPVEAGTGTLKDATSEAIRDWVTHVETTHYILGSVAGPHPYPRMVRDFQAVIGEETRAQCQKKWGGLPDILLACVGGGSNAIGLFHEFVEEPTVRLIGIEAAGEGVDSEKHAATLMRGRVGVLHGAMSYLLQNEDGQVVEAHSISAGLDYPGVGPEHSYFKESGRAEYYSVTDQQALAGFQRLSQLEGIIPALETAHAIAYLDILCPQLTSSPRIVINCSGRGDKDVQTVVQLLNPA
- a CDS encoding FAD-dependent oxidoreductase, translated to MDIKIMLDKCKLANQPPGKRVTILGAGIAGLVAAYELERLGHQVDIVEGSPRIGGRVWTHRFGQGSGASYGELGAMRIPSEHKHTLHYIYEMGLRDKLCKFVTVFEENNALMHIQGKVFRLKDAPWILQERYQGIFKDTRYSQNTRLFAAWIKTIVDAIAPGNLRASLNHDLNSHLMDELERLDLESYFSEDGETIDLHGFVKANPSFRARCSKSLDMFFHDILTETSHDLLQLEGGMDQLSDRLSAAVQGPIHCNQEVVALRVHEDNVEVSWLEGEQLHTRDCDYVLCTIPFSILRKIELSGFDDNKLAAIHNTVYCPATKVLFHCAQPFWQENGIGGGASFSDQGIRQIYYPSVKSNSSQGSTLLASYTIGDDAEHLGIMSESERHAYVKNAVSKLHPEIETPGMLVDMATIAWGHYKWSAAGCTIHWDENRCNYLEASRPHDRLFFAGEHCSRFPAWLQGSIESALEAVYDIASYKPKIESARKLPVIPMEIAKTTAPSFIRDTTVTELTRVETKAIIEEVLI
- a CDS encoding FAD-dependent monooxygenase; this encodes MIQTKNQDNMTDVLIVGAGPTGLTLAADLLRLGVQFRILEAKTEPEKFSKACNLWPRTQEVFAAIGVLDRLLAESLPIRKATLYAYGTLMGTISIDNHPSPYGTPVLIGQNQIERILSDYLVQSGQPIERGVKVVNLHQKVDYVEATVERDGTCEIVRCRFLVGCDGNRSKVRDLIGLSIQPEHIQKRFIRQMDARVRWSRPVYPDQIWFFLFNTGYLGVLPLPGGYHRFWIIEDEEGVPERHPTLEEMQAAIQRVTGDAQVELHDPIWLSHGRLHYGIGSALQKDRVFLAGDAGHIPLPISGKGMNTGMQDAFNLGWKLAATLREQVNPIVLDSYSVERHRVRKDLYNTQVTGFRWLTKPSTIQQHVVSQLGSAWINCGIGEYLIRRRLAQLDIAYPNSLLSKDNLGNKVVRAGDRAPDARVVVVPDLHTITLFKLIYNDLNWTLLLFDGAEGKKTLEQLRTIATAFVKEFVTIHVWLVIAAPDVLKDITDSPMLLDFDRFAHKAFDLSKPSLVLIRPDGHVAFCSSVNNYETLHSYARCVFKVQHNSANKVLEGACESLILTE
- a CDS encoding NADP-dependent oxidoreductase — its product is MANSNLTVLFNQRPNGLPDINCFRVTEGSIPEVREGELLLRTLYLSIDPVLLNRLKGVPSYGAFQPNELISWVGLGQVIASRHPDYGVGDIVESMMGWQQFTSVTALNVFRKIDPTLSPVSHALGILGVSGMTGYFGLLETGYPQAGETVVVSAAAGAVGSTAGQLARLKGAHVVGITSSPEKKRYLLDELGFDAAVSYKSDRFAAELAEACPNGIALYFDNVGGAVTDVVMDNMKDFGRIALCGQVATYHESDGGWRGNLLPIVMHSLRLQGFNTSKYADRYPEAIKELSNWIADGKIKVRETVAQGLESAPKAFVGIFNSQNVGKQLVKVSDPA
- a CDS encoding DDE-type integrase/transposase/recombinase — translated: MKAETELRQSKYLNNLSEQDHPNIKRIVKPTMGFQSFNTARRTLHGIEAMAMLRKGQVKDINQGNSVSQVRFINELFGVMA